In Juglans microcarpa x Juglans regia isolate MS1-56 chromosome 7D, Jm3101_v1.0, whole genome shotgun sequence, the following are encoded in one genomic region:
- the LOC121238466 gene encoding annexin D3 isoform X1, with translation MGTLRVPNVVPSADQDCERLKKAFDGVSPTRCVCGRWGTDEKAVIRVLGCRTTSQRRIIKDRYQQLYNESLIERLDSELSGDFRKAVILWTQDPPERDARLAKDALRIKKKGIKHLEVIVEVACASSPHHLMAVRQAYCALFDCSLEEDIASTVDMPLGKLLASLVSSYRYDKEVVDMSVARSEAATLHEAIKAKQLDCDQVAWILCTRNFFQLRATFDCYKLNHGNPIDVDIKGCGNEDLESLLKMVIWCIDSPEKHFAEVIGNSIIGLGTDEDSLTRAIVSRAEIDTMKIRGEYYNMYNSSLDNAVIGDTSGYYKNFLMTLLGAKI, from the exons ATGGGTACGTTGAGAGTGCCAAATGTGGTTCCTTCTGCAGACCAAGACTGTGAGCGACTCAAGAAAGCCTTCGATGGTGTGTCTCCGACTCGCTGTGTGTGTGGTA GATGGGGGACGGACGAGAAGGCTGTAATACGGGTATTAGGGTGCAGGACTACAAGCCAAAGGAGGATAATTAAAGACAGATATCAGCAGCTTTACAATGAATCACTCATTGAGCGGCTCGATTCTGAACTTTCTGGCGATTTTAGA AAAGCAGTGATTTTGTGGACACAAGATCCTCCAGAAAGGGATGCTAGACTGGCAAAGGATGCATTAAGGATAAAGAAGAAAGGAATCAAACACCTAGAAGTGATAGTTGAGGTAGCATGTGCATCATCTCCTCATCATCTGATGGCAGTCAGGCAGGCCTATTGTGCTCTTTTTGATTGCTCACTTGAAGAGGATATTGCCTCCACTGTTGATATGCCACTCGGAAAG CTGCTAGCGAGTCTAGTGAGCTCCTACAGGTATGACAAAGAAGTGGTGGATATGTCAGTCGCGAGGTCGGAGGCAGCTACATTACATGAAGCTATCAAAGCAAAGCAATTAGATTGTGATCAAGTTGCATGGATCCTTTGCACAAGGAATTTCTTTCAGCTCAGAGCAACTTTTGACTGTTACAAGCTAAACCATGGAAACCCCATTGACGTG GATATTAAAGGCTGTGGGAATGAAGATTTAGAGtctcttttgaaaatggtaATTTGGTGCATTGACTCCCCTGAGAAGCATTTTGCAGAG GTAATCGGAAACTCAATTATTGGGCTGGGGACAGATGAAGATTCTCTAACAAGAGCAATCGTAAGTCGAGCTGAAATCGACACAATGAAAATCAGAGGGGAGTATTACAACATGTATAATAGCAGCCTTGACAATGCAGTTATTGGTGACACTTCAGGATACTACAAAAATTTCTTGATGACTTTGCTTGGAGCAAAAATATGA
- the LOC121238466 gene encoding annexin D3 isoform X2 yields MGTLRVPNVVPSADQDCERLKKAFDGVSPTRCVGWGTDEKAVIRVLGCRTTSQRRIIKDRYQQLYNESLIERLDSELSGDFRKAVILWTQDPPERDARLAKDALRIKKKGIKHLEVIVEVACASSPHHLMAVRQAYCALFDCSLEEDIASTVDMPLGKLLASLVSSYRYDKEVVDMSVARSEAATLHEAIKAKQLDCDQVAWILCTRNFFQLRATFDCYKLNHGNPIDVDIKGCGNEDLESLLKMVIWCIDSPEKHFAEVIGNSIIGLGTDEDSLTRAIVSRAEIDTMKIRGEYYNMYNSSLDNAVIGDTSGYYKNFLMTLLGAKI; encoded by the exons ATGGGTACGTTGAGAGTGCCAAATGTGGTTCCTTCTGCAGACCAAGACTGTGAGCGACTCAAGAAAGCCTTCGATGGTGTGTCTCCGACTCGCTGTGT AGGATGGGGGACGGACGAGAAGGCTGTAATACGGGTATTAGGGTGCAGGACTACAAGCCAAAGGAGGATAATTAAAGACAGATATCAGCAGCTTTACAATGAATCACTCATTGAGCGGCTCGATTCTGAACTTTCTGGCGATTTTAGA AAAGCAGTGATTTTGTGGACACAAGATCCTCCAGAAAGGGATGCTAGACTGGCAAAGGATGCATTAAGGATAAAGAAGAAAGGAATCAAACACCTAGAAGTGATAGTTGAGGTAGCATGTGCATCATCTCCTCATCATCTGATGGCAGTCAGGCAGGCCTATTGTGCTCTTTTTGATTGCTCACTTGAAGAGGATATTGCCTCCACTGTTGATATGCCACTCGGAAAG CTGCTAGCGAGTCTAGTGAGCTCCTACAGGTATGACAAAGAAGTGGTGGATATGTCAGTCGCGAGGTCGGAGGCAGCTACATTACATGAAGCTATCAAAGCAAAGCAATTAGATTGTGATCAAGTTGCATGGATCCTTTGCACAAGGAATTTCTTTCAGCTCAGAGCAACTTTTGACTGTTACAAGCTAAACCATGGAAACCCCATTGACGTG GATATTAAAGGCTGTGGGAATGAAGATTTAGAGtctcttttgaaaatggtaATTTGGTGCATTGACTCCCCTGAGAAGCATTTTGCAGAG GTAATCGGAAACTCAATTATTGGGCTGGGGACAGATGAAGATTCTCTAACAAGAGCAATCGTAAGTCGAGCTGAAATCGACACAATGAAAATCAGAGGGGAGTATTACAACATGTATAATAGCAGCCTTGACAATGCAGTTATTGGTGACACTTCAGGATACTACAAAAATTTCTTGATGACTTTGCTTGGAGCAAAAATATGA
- the LOC121238466 gene encoding annexin D3 isoform X3, translating into MGTLRVPNVVPSADQDCERLKKAFDGWGTDEKAVIRVLGCRTTSQRRIIKDRYQQLYNESLIERLDSELSGDFRKAVILWTQDPPERDARLAKDALRIKKKGIKHLEVIVEVACASSPHHLMAVRQAYCALFDCSLEEDIASTVDMPLGKLLASLVSSYRYDKEVVDMSVARSEAATLHEAIKAKQLDCDQVAWILCTRNFFQLRATFDCYKLNHGNPIDVDIKGCGNEDLESLLKMVIWCIDSPEKHFAEVIGNSIIGLGTDEDSLTRAIVSRAEIDTMKIRGEYYNMYNSSLDNAVIGDTSGYYKNFLMTLLGAKI; encoded by the exons ATGGGTACGTTGAGAGTGCCAAATGTGGTTCCTTCTGCAGACCAAGACTGTGAGCGACTCAAGAAAGCCTTCGATG GATGGGGGACGGACGAGAAGGCTGTAATACGGGTATTAGGGTGCAGGACTACAAGCCAAAGGAGGATAATTAAAGACAGATATCAGCAGCTTTACAATGAATCACTCATTGAGCGGCTCGATTCTGAACTTTCTGGCGATTTTAGA AAAGCAGTGATTTTGTGGACACAAGATCCTCCAGAAAGGGATGCTAGACTGGCAAAGGATGCATTAAGGATAAAGAAGAAAGGAATCAAACACCTAGAAGTGATAGTTGAGGTAGCATGTGCATCATCTCCTCATCATCTGATGGCAGTCAGGCAGGCCTATTGTGCTCTTTTTGATTGCTCACTTGAAGAGGATATTGCCTCCACTGTTGATATGCCACTCGGAAAG CTGCTAGCGAGTCTAGTGAGCTCCTACAGGTATGACAAAGAAGTGGTGGATATGTCAGTCGCGAGGTCGGAGGCAGCTACATTACATGAAGCTATCAAAGCAAAGCAATTAGATTGTGATCAAGTTGCATGGATCCTTTGCACAAGGAATTTCTTTCAGCTCAGAGCAACTTTTGACTGTTACAAGCTAAACCATGGAAACCCCATTGACGTG GATATTAAAGGCTGTGGGAATGAAGATTTAGAGtctcttttgaaaatggtaATTTGGTGCATTGACTCCCCTGAGAAGCATTTTGCAGAG GTAATCGGAAACTCAATTATTGGGCTGGGGACAGATGAAGATTCTCTAACAAGAGCAATCGTAAGTCGAGCTGAAATCGACACAATGAAAATCAGAGGGGAGTATTACAACATGTATAATAGCAGCCTTGACAATGCAGTTATTGGTGACACTTCAGGATACTACAAAAATTTCTTGATGACTTTGCTTGGAGCAAAAATATGA
- the LOC121239587 gene encoding annexin D4 produces MALPNELEALTEAFSGHGIHEQALVSILGKWHPEERKSFRKGSPHFFVEDERNFERWDDHHVRLLKHEFMRFKNAVVLWTMHPWERDARLAKEALIKKGPQSHGILIEIACTRSAEELLGARRAYHSLFDHSLEEDVAHHIHGSERKLLVALVSAYRYEGSKVNDDAAKFEAKTLVNAIKDANKRKPIDDEEVIRVLTTRSKPHLQAIYKHYKEISGKNIDEDLDADLRLKETVQCICTPQKYFSQVLNTALKRDVDKKTKKALTRVIVTRADTDMKEIKEEYNKLYGVSLSKKIEDTANGNYKDFLLTLIARGG; encoded by the exons ATGGCTCTCCCTAATGAATTGGAAGCTCTCACCGAGGCCTTCTCTG GGCATGGAATCCACGAGCAGGCATTAGTGTCGATATTGGGAAAATGGCATCCTGAAGAAAGGAAATCCTTTCGGAAAGGAAGTCCGCACTTCTTCGTAGAGGACGAACGTAACTTCGAGCGGTGGGATGATCACCATGTCAGGCTTCTTAAGCATGAATTCATGCGTTTTAAG AATGCTGTGGTGCTTTGGACAATGCATCCATGGGAAAGGGATGCTAGGTTGGCAAAGGAGGCCTTGATCAAGAAGGGTCCGCAGTCGCATGGCATTCTCATAGAGATCGCATGCACCAGATCAGCTGAAGAGCTTTTGGGAGCAAGGAGGGCCTACCATTCTCTCTTTGACCATTCATTAGAGGAAGATGTTGCCCACCACATCCATGGCAGTGAACGTAAG CTCTTGGTTGCACTTGTTAGTGCCTATAGGTATGAAGGATCAAAGGTTAATGACGATGCAGCAAAATTTGAGGCTAAAACTCTTGTTAATGCCATAAAAGATGCCAATAAGAGGAAGCCCATTGACGACGAGGAAGTAATAAGGGTGCTGACAACAAGGAGCAAGCCCCACCTCCAAGCAATATATAAGCACTACAAGGAGATTTCTGGCAAGAACATTGATGAG GATCTCGATGCTGATTTGCGGTTAAAAGAGACGGTGCAATGCATATGCACGCCTCAAAAATATTTCAGCCAG GTCTTGAACACTGCACTGAAAAGGGATGTGGATAAGAAGACCAAAAAAGCATTGACTCGAGTAATAGTAACCCGAGCCGACACAGATATGAAGGAGATCAAGGAGGAGTACAATAAACTATATGGGGTTTCTCTGTCCAAGAAAATTGAAGATACAGCTAATGGGAACTATAAGGATTTCTTGCTCACTTTAATTGCAAGAGGTGGCTAA
- the LOC121239586 gene encoding annexin-like protein RJ4 isoform X2, which translates to MATIIVSQNASVHEDAQALRKTFQGWGTDEKAIISILGHRNAVQRQQIRQAYEELYQEDLIKRLESELSGDFEKAVYRWILDPADRDAVLANVAIKKAETDYHVIIEISCILSPEDLLAVRRAYHCRYKRSLEEDVAAHTSGDLRKLLVALVTAYRYAGHEINERLAKSEADILNDAIKDKAFNHEEVIRILSTRSKAQLIASFNRYRDEHGISITKNLLVDSDEGTLQKALHAAIRCINDPRKYFEKTVRNAIKENGTDEDALTRVIVTRAERDLKDIKELYYQRNSVSLDHAVAKETSGDYKAFLLTLLGKED; encoded by the exons ATGGCGACCATCATTGTTTCCCAAAACGCTTCTGTCCACGAGGACGCACAAGCTCTCCGGAAGACTTTTCAag GATGGGGAACTGACGAGAAGGCAATAATCTCAATACTCGGACATAGAAATGCTGTTCAAAGGCAGCAAATTAGGCAAGCTTATGAGGAGCTTTATCAAGAAGATCTCATCAAGCGCCTTGAATCTGAACTCTCGGGTGATTTTGAG aaaGCGGTGTACCGGTGGATATTGGATCCAGCAGATAGAGATGCTGTTTTGGCAAATGTAGCCATCAAGAAAGCTGAGACTGATTACCATGTTATCATCGAAATTTCATGCATCCTATCTCCTGAAGACCTCTTGGCGGTGAGGCGAGCCTACCATTGTCGCTACAAGCGTTCCTTGGAAGAAGATGTGGCTGCTCATACCTCCGGTGATTTGCGCAAG CTCTTGGTAGCCCTAGTGACTGCTTATCGGTATGCTGGCCATGAGATCAATGAAAGATTAGCGAAATCTGAAGCTGATATTCTTAACGATGCTATCAAAGACAAAGCATTTAATCATGAAGAAGTTATCAGGATTCTGAGTACAAGAAGCAAGGCGCAGCTCATCGCCTCTTTCAACCGCTACAGAGATGAGCATGGCATTTCCATCACTAAG AATTTGTTGGTTGATTCCGATGAGGGGACGTTACAAAAGGCATTGCATGCTGCAATTCGGTGCATCAACGACCCAAGGAAGTATTTTGAAAAG ACAGTACGCAatgcaataaaagaaaatgggacTGATGAGGATGCACTGACTCGTGTGATTGTAACGAGGGCAGAGAGGGACCTGAAGGACATCAAGGAGCTTTACTACCAGAGGAACAGTGTTTCCCTTGATCATGCAGTGGCCAAAGAAACTTCAGGAGATTACAAGGCCTTCCTCCTTACTTTGCTTGGGAAGGAAGATTAA
- the LOC121239586 gene encoding annexin-like protein RJ4 isoform X1, which produces MAASLVAPDTHSPMEDAEALRKAFKGWGTDEKAIISILGHRNAVQRQQIRQAYEELYQEDLIKRLESELSGDFEKAVYRWILDPADRDAVLANVAIKKAETDYHVIIEISCILSPEDLLAVRRAYHCRYKRSLEEDVAAHTSGDLRKLLVALVTAYRYAGHEINERLAKSEADILNDAIKDKAFNHEEVIRILSTRSKAQLIASFNRYRDEHGISITKNLLVDSDEGTLQKALHAAIRCINDPRKYFEKTVRNAIKENGTDEDALTRVIVTRAERDLKDIKELYYQRNSVSLDHAVAKETSGDYKAFLLTLLGKED; this is translated from the exons ATGGCCGCCAGCCTCGTTGCTCCTGACACCCATTCTCCTATGGAAGATGCTGAAGCTCTCCGAAAGGCTTTCAAAg GATGGGGAACTGACGAGAAGGCAATAATCTCAATACTCGGACATAGAAATGCTGTTCAAAGGCAGCAAATTAGGCAAGCTTATGAGGAGCTTTATCAAGAAGATCTCATCAAGCGCCTTGAATCTGAACTCTCGGGTGATTTTGAG aaaGCGGTGTACCGGTGGATATTGGATCCAGCAGATAGAGATGCTGTTTTGGCAAATGTAGCCATCAAGAAAGCTGAGACTGATTACCATGTTATCATCGAAATTTCATGCATCCTATCTCCTGAAGACCTCTTGGCGGTGAGGCGAGCCTACCATTGTCGCTACAAGCGTTCCTTGGAAGAAGATGTGGCTGCTCATACCTCCGGTGATTTGCGCAAG CTCTTGGTAGCCCTAGTGACTGCTTATCGGTATGCTGGCCATGAGATCAATGAAAGATTAGCGAAATCTGAAGCTGATATTCTTAACGATGCTATCAAAGACAAAGCATTTAATCATGAAGAAGTTATCAGGATTCTGAGTACAAGAAGCAAGGCGCAGCTCATCGCCTCTTTCAACCGCTACAGAGATGAGCATGGCATTTCCATCACTAAG AATTTGTTGGTTGATTCCGATGAGGGGACGTTACAAAAGGCATTGCATGCTGCAATTCGGTGCATCAACGACCCAAGGAAGTATTTTGAAAAG ACAGTACGCAatgcaataaaagaaaatgggacTGATGAGGATGCACTGACTCGTGTGATTGTAACGAGGGCAGAGAGGGACCTGAAGGACATCAAGGAGCTTTACTACCAGAGGAACAGTGTTTCCCTTGATCATGCAGTGGCCAAAGAAACTTCAGGAGATTACAAGGCCTTCCTCCTTACTTTGCTTGGGAAGGAAGATTAA